The following are encoded together in the Candidatus Omnitrophota bacterium genome:
- a CDS encoding carboxylate--amine ligase produces MKNKKIIVGGSGGTPSLNFIRSLRAAREKFHIIGLTCNKFDLCKAEKYCDKVFLVPAAKQKPYLGVLKRIIKETNPDFMHAQNDEEVFEVSKHRSQLGVKTFLPRHNVIEICQDKFLSAQKWQEAGLKVPKTFLINDRKDLEEAFTKIKGKVWVRAISGAFGKWSLPTEDFNFAVNWIDYYKGWGQFTVAEYLSPDSITWLSIWKDGSLIVAQSRKRLYWEFANRSVSGVTGITGTGLTVRDKNIDKLAQKSIFAVDDKPNGIYGVDFTYDKDGIANPTEINIGRFFTTHQFFTEAGLNMPYIFVKTAFSEKLPKLKRKINPLKPGLVWVRGMDVEPVLTDMKKIKNFEKKLKQTMGKIR; encoded by the coding sequence ATGAAGAATAAAAAAATAATTGTCGGAGGCTCAGGAGGAACTCCTTCGCTTAATTTTATCCGGTCTCTAAGGGCGGCTAGGGAAAAATTCCATATTATAGGGCTTACTTGCAACAAGTTTGACCTGTGCAAAGCTGAAAAATATTGCGATAAAGTTTTTTTAGTGCCGGCGGCAAAACAAAAACCTTATTTAGGCGTGCTTAAGAGGATTATAAAAGAAACAAACCCTGATTTTATGCACGCGCAAAATGACGAAGAAGTATTTGAAGTTTCTAAGCACCGCAGCCAGTTAGGAGTAAAAACTTTTTTGCCGCGCCATAATGTAATTGAAATCTGCCAGGATAAATTTCTTTCGGCTCAAAAATGGCAGGAAGCAGGCTTGAAAGTCCCAAAGACGTTCCTGATAAATGACAGAAAAGACCTGGAGGAGGCATTTACTAAAATCAAAGGCAAGGTCTGGGTCAGGGCTATATCCGGGGCTTTCGGGAAGTGGTCGCTGCCGACAGAGGATTTCAACTTTGCCGTTAATTGGATAGATTATTATAAAGGCTGGGGCCAATTTACAGTTGCGGAGTATCTCAGCCCGGACAGTATAACATGGCTTTCAATCTGGAAGGACGGCTCGCTCATAGTCGCTCAGAGCAGAAAAAGGCTTTACTGGGAATTTGCCAACAGGAGTGTTTCGGGGGTAACCGGGATTACAGGAACAGGCTTGACAGTAAGAGATAAGAATATAGATAAGCTGGCCCAAAAGTCTATTTTTGCTGTTGACGATAAGCCAAACGGTATTTACGGCGTAGATTTCACATATGACAAGGATGGAATTGCTAACCCTACGGAGATTAATATCGGGCGCTTCTTTACTACACATCAGTTTTTTACCGAGGCAGGATTAAATATGCCTTATATTTTTGTAAAGACGGCATTTTCAGAAAAGCTTCCGAAGCTTAAAAGAAAAATAAATCCGTTAAAACCGGGATTAGTCTGGGTTAGAGGTATGGATGTAGAACCGGTGTTAACAGATATGAAAAAGATCAAAAATTTTGAGAAAAAGCTTAAACAAACAATGGGCAAAATCCGATAA
- a CDS encoding NAD-dependent epimerase/dehydratase family protein produces the protein MDFKNKKILVTGGLGFIGSNLAIALVKQGARLTILDNMLKRQGGNLFNVESIKNDVEIIQSDIRDELSVNNIVKDKELIFHLAGQVSHVDSIRNPLQDLSINVEGTLVILEACRKYNKDAKILFSGTRGQYGNSVRLPVDEGHPMNPRGVYAITNLCAENLVTVYDQIHKIRSIALRITNTYGPRHQMAHDEYGVLNWFIRKAIDNEEIPVFGDGKILRDFLFIDDLVDAMIRIASEEKAYSNVFNVGSGKPTNFIELARLIVKVAGSGRVGFTEFTPERKEIEPGDYYADITKINKCIGWSPKVSLEDGIARTIEYYKRNKEYYWR, from the coding sequence ATAGATTTTAAGAACAAGAAAATACTTGTTACCGGAGGGCTCGGTTTTATAGGAAGCAATCTTGCTATTGCTTTGGTAAAACAAGGTGCACGCCTTACTATACTTGATAATATGCTTAAACGACAAGGAGGCAATTTATTCAATGTCGAATCAATAAAAAATGATGTTGAAATAATCCAGTCCGATATCCGTGATGAGCTTTCTGTAAATAATATTGTAAAGGATAAAGAGTTGATTTTTCATCTTGCCGGGCAGGTAAGCCACGTTGATAGCATAAGAAACCCGCTGCAGGACTTAAGCATCAATGTTGAAGGTACGTTGGTAATCCTGGAGGCCTGCCGTAAATATAATAAAGATGCTAAGATATTATTCTCTGGCACGCGCGGACAGTATGGTAACAGCGTACGTTTACCGGTTGATGAAGGCCATCCTATGAACCCCAGAGGTGTATATGCGATTACAAATCTCTGTGCTGAAAACCTGGTTACGGTTTATGACCAGATCCATAAAATACGCTCGATAGCTCTCAGGATAACTAATACATACGGCCCCAGGCACCAAATGGCTCATGATGAGTATGGAGTCTTGAATTGGTTTATTCGTAAGGCTATTGATAATGAGGAGATACCGGTTTTCGGTGACGGAAAGATTTTAAGGGATTTCCTCTTTATTGATGACCTGGTTGATGCGATGATACGTATAGCTTCGGAAGAAAAAGCTTATTCAAATGTGTTTAACGTAGGCAGCGGTAAACCCACTAATTTTATAGAACTGGCGCGGTTAATTGTCAAAGTAGCAGGGAGCGGAAGGGTCGGTTTTACCGAATTTACCCCAGAACGCAAGGAGATAGAGCCCGGGGACTATTACGCTGATATCACTAAAATAAATAAATGTATAGGTTGGAGCCCTAAAGTCAGCCTGGAAGACGGGATAGCCAGGACAATCGAGTATTATAAAAGAAACAAGGAGTATTATTGGAGATGA
- a CDS encoding NAD-dependent epimerase/dehydratase family protein, producing MKKTLILGNGYIGGRLAEELKCEISSAKIHNLADAERLIKKYKPKVLVNCIAHIGKNVDYCEVDPDKTLIANVFVPIILAEAAIRNGVKLVHISSGCIYNYDYLKDRPITEAREPDYFDLFYSRSKIYSEQALKLLSGKFKVLILRPRVPLDNRASSKNLIDKLIKYKKVINLPNSVTYIPDFIKAVKYLINVDASGIFNVVNKGALDYAELMEEYRLFNPDFSYETIDYRSLGLKRTNLVLSTDKLEKSGFKMRNIKEVIRECVVGYMESLRK from the coding sequence ATGAAAAAAACATTGATATTAGGTAATGGCTATATTGGGGGAAGACTGGCCGAAGAATTGAAGTGTGAAATTTCTTCAGCTAAAATCCATAATCTTGCCGATGCAGAGCGCCTTATAAAGAAATATAAACCAAAAGTATTGGTAAATTGTATTGCACATATCGGCAAAAATGTGGATTATTGCGAAGTCGATCCGGATAAAACATTAATCGCCAATGTATTTGTCCCCATAATCCTGGCCGAAGCAGCAATAAGGAACGGGGTAAAATTAGTGCATATAAGTTCAGGCTGTATTTATAATTACGATTATCTTAAGGACAGGCCGATTACGGAGGCAAGGGAGCCGGATTACTTTGATTTGTTTTACAGCCGTTCAAAAATTTATTCGGAACAAGCCTTGAAATTATTGTCCGGCAAATTTAAGGTGCTGATATTAAGGCCCAGGGTTCCGCTTGATAACCGTGCTTCTTCAAAGAACCTCATTGACAAATTGATAAAGTATAAGAAGGTCATTAACTTGCCCAATTCTGTAACTTATATCCCTGATTTTATAAAAGCTGTAAAATATCTTATAAACGTTGATGCCAGCGGGATATTTAATGTTGTTAATAAGGGCGCCCTCGATTATGCCGAGTTAATGGAAGAATACAGGTTGTTCAATCCTGATTTCAGTTATGAGACCATTGATTACAGGAGTTTAGGTCTTAAGAGGACGAATCTGGTGCTTTCTACAGATAAGCTTGAGAAGAGCGGATTCAAAATGAGAAATATAAAGGAAGTTATAAGAGAGTGTGTAGTAGGATATATGGAGAGTTTGAGAAAATGA
- a CDS encoding glucose 1-dehydrogenase, with amino-acid sequence MSSFEGKVVLITGASRGIGYAIANAFQAQGALLSLSAKNRLDKLEEFNSAFCMRVDLSKRSDMTAFIEGTVDKFGRIDVFVNNAAYFLQSKFENITEEEFDDIIALDLKAPFILLQKVFLQMKKQNSGKIINIVSGAGIMGSSRAAHYAACKAGLGSLTKSLAKAAAKYNINVNAIAPGFIETDMISSMLKASRQKIISLIPLSRIGQSRDVASAVLFLASESSGYITGQTICVDGGHCMI; translated from the coding sequence ATGAGCTCTTTTGAAGGCAAAGTCGTACTTATCACTGGTGCAAGCAGGGGCATAGGCTATGCTATCGCAAATGCGTTTCAGGCCCAGGGTGCCCTGTTATCGTTGAGCGCGAAGAACAGGCTTGATAAACTTGAGGAATTTAATTCAGCATTTTGCATGAGAGTCGACTTAAGTAAAAGGAGTGATATGACTGCTTTTATTGAAGGGACAGTAGATAAGTTTGGCAGGATAGATGTTTTTGTAAATAATGCCGCATATTTTTTACAAAGCAAGTTTGAAAACATAACTGAAGAAGAATTTGATGATATTATTGCCTTGGATCTGAAGGCGCCGTTCATCTTATTGCAGAAAGTATTCCTTCAAATGAAGAAACAAAATTCAGGCAAGATAATAAATATTGTTTCAGGGGCAGGCATAATGGGGTCTTCAAGGGCCGCTCATTATGCCGCTTGCAAAGCAGGGTTGGGATCTCTTACTAAATCCTTAGCAAAAGCTGCGGCAAAATATAATATAAATGTTAATGCAATCGCACCCGGATTTATTGAGACCGATATGATAAGCAGTATGCTTAAGGCAAGCCGCCAGAAGATTATTTCTCTTATCCCTTTATCACGCATAGGGCAAAGTAGAGATGTTGCTTCAGCTGTATTATTTCTTGCTTCTGAATCCTCCGGTTATATTACAGGACAAACTATTTGTGTCGATGGCGGGCATTGTATGATCTGA
- the rfbB gene encoding dTDP-glucose 4,6-dehydratase: protein MSKNILITGAAGFIGSEFLRTIKGQDKEGKKTCFSNMRINVVDKLTYAADLSRLDPVKGRYNFYKADISDKLRIENIFMKLKPSIVVNFAAESHVDRSIIDASLFMRANLIGVHVLLECCRKFSVEKLIHVSTDEVYGEIEKGSFKETDPLVPNSPYSASKAAADLLIQSYVRTYGLAAVIVRPSNNYGPWQFPEKFIPVVIYKALRNEAVPVYADGSNVREWLYVNDCVNGIIRVAERGKIGQVYNIGSGEEKKNIDVAKLILKALSKPESLIKFVKDRPGHDLRYSLDSRKIMNSLGWRPDVDFEKGLFSVIRWYKDNYPWLKKRVVNLRSYWKRVYQA from the coding sequence ATGAGTAAGAATATCCTGATAACGGGAGCAGCAGGTTTTATTGGCAGTGAATTTCTCAGAACGATTAAAGGCCAAGATAAAGAAGGTAAAAAAACATGTTTTAGCAATATGCGGATTAACGTCGTTGATAAACTGACATATGCTGCTGATCTATCCAGGCTTGATCCGGTTAAGGGAAGGTATAATTTTTACAAGGCCGATATTTCCGACAAATTGAGGATTGAGAATATATTCATGAAGCTAAAACCTTCAATTGTCGTTAATTTTGCAGCTGAGAGCCATGTAGATAGAAGCATTATTGACGCATCTCTATTCATGCGGGCTAATTTGATCGGTGTGCATGTCCTTCTTGAATGTTGCAGGAAATTTAGCGTCGAAAAATTAATCCACGTCTCTACTGATGAAGTTTACGGGGAAATAGAAAAGGGGAGCTTCAAGGAAACCGACCCGTTAGTGCCTAATTCGCCGTATTCGGCAAGCAAGGCCGCAGCAGACCTGTTGATCCAGTCTTATGTTAGAACGTACGGACTTGCGGCAGTTATTGTCAGGCCTTCAAATAATTATGGACCGTGGCAATTCCCTGAGAAATTCATACCTGTCGTTATTTATAAGGCTTTGAGAAATGAAGCTGTCCCGGTATATGCTGACGGCTCTAACGTACGCGAATGGCTTTATGTCAATGATTGTGTAAATGGGATCATACGGGTAGCAGAAAGAGGGAAAATCGGACAGGTCTATAATATTGGCTCAGGAGAAGAAAAAAAGAATATCGATGTCGCTAAATTAATTCTGAAGGCCCTATCTAAGCCGGAATCCCTGATTAAATTTGTTAAAGACAGGCCCGGACATGATTTACGCTACAGCCTAGACAGTAGAAAGATTATGAATAGCCTTGGGTGGAGGCCGGATGTTGATTTTGAAAAGGGGTTGTTCAGTGTTATCAGGTGGTATAAAGATAATTATCCATGGCTTAAGAAAAGAGTTGTTAATTTGAGGAGTTACTGGAAAAGGGTGTATCAGGCTTAG
- a CDS encoding GDP-mannose 4,6-dehydratase has translation MKRALITGIDGQDGSYLSEFLLEKNYEVYGIVRRVALEDPEHHLWRIKHILNRIHLYSASLESYPSIYKVVHEVRPHECYHLAAQSFVSYSFEDEFSTINTNVNGTHFVLSAIKEATPSAKFYFAASSEMFGLAPHSPQNERTPFHPRSAYGISKVAGFELTRNYREAYGIFACNGMLFNHESPRRGFEFVTRKITNGVARIKFGLQDKLYLGNLDAKRDWGFAGDYVAAMWLMLQQRKPDDYVIATNQTHSVKEFVDLAFRYAGLNWKKYVVIDKKFYRPAEVRHLKGDYAKARRVLKWKPKVKFDELVKMMVAEDLKRTAKGAI, from the coding sequence ATGAAAAGAGCGCTTATTACAGGGATTGATGGCCAGGATGGTTCTTATCTATCTGAATTCTTGCTGGAAAAGAATTATGAAGTCTACGGAATAGTGCGAAGGGTAGCGTTAGAGGATCCTGAACACCATCTTTGGAGGATTAAGCATATACTCAACAGAATACATTTGTATTCAGCATCGCTTGAGAGTTATCCCAGTATTTATAAGGTAGTGCATGAGGTCAGGCCACATGAATGTTACCATTTAGCGGCCCAGAGTTTTGTAAGCTATTCATTTGAGGACGAGTTTTCTACGATTAATACAAATGTAAACGGCACCCATTTTGTGCTCTCAGCGATTAAGGAAGCAACTCCATCGGCAAAGTTTTATTTTGCCGCTTCAAGCGAAATGTTCGGCCTGGCTCCGCATTCTCCTCAAAATGAGCGTACTCCATTTCATCCAAGGTCAGCGTATGGGATCTCTAAAGTCGCTGGTTTTGAGCTTACCAGGAATTATAGGGAGGCCTATGGGATATTTGCATGTAACGGCATGCTTTTTAACCATGAATCCCCGAGGCGAGGTTTTGAGTTCGTAACCAGGAAGATAACCAATGGGGTAGCCAGGATTAAATTTGGGCTTCAGGATAAGCTCTATCTCGGCAACCTCGATGCAAAAAGGGATTGGGGATTTGCAGGTGACTATGTCGCTGCGATGTGGCTTATGCTCCAGCAAAGAAAGCCGGATGATTACGTTATAGCGACTAACCAGACGCATTCTGTAAAGGAATTTGTGGATCTTGCTTTTAGATATGCCGGGCTTAACTGGAAGAAATATGTTGTTATTGACAAGAAATTTTATCGCCCTGCCGAAGTAAGGCATCTAAAAGGAGATTACGCCAAAGCCAGAAGGGTCCTTAAGTGGAAGCCAAAGGTTAAATTCGATGAGCTGGTAAAAATGATGGTTGCCGAAGATTTAAAAAGGACAGCGAAAGGCGCTATTTAA
- the rfbA gene encoding glucose-1-phosphate thymidylyltransferase gives MKGIILAGGSGTRLYPITKGICKQMLPIYDKPMFYYPLSVLMLAGIKDILIISTPKDTPRFRDFLGNGKDLGLNITYAIQKKPLGIAQSLIIAENFIGNDSVCLILGDNIFYGDKLVELVQEAASLDDGAYIFGYYVNDPSRYGVIEFDKEHRVISIEEKPKKPRTNWAVCGIYFYDNEAPKIARRLKPSKRGELEISDINKAYIKKGKLRLKILGRGYAWLDTGTYDSLIDASLFIKTVEERQGLKIGCIEEVSYRMGYINKEQLKSLADKIKTSYGGYLKKLIKDEKNIDIR, from the coding sequence ATGAAGGGGATAATTTTAGCAGGCGGTTCCGGGACCAGGCTTTATCCTATAACCAAGGGCATATGCAAACAGATGCTTCCTATATACGATAAACCCATGTTTTATTATCCGTTGTCTGTGTTAATGCTGGCAGGTATTAAGGATATTTTGATCATATCCACTCCTAAAGATACCCCCAGATTCAGGGATTTTCTTGGTAACGGCAAAGACCTGGGCTTGAATATTACTTATGCCATACAGAAAAAACCGCTAGGGATAGCCCAGAGTCTGATTATTGCTGAAAATTTTATCGGCAATGACAGCGTCTGCCTCATACTCGGTGATAATATCTTTTACGGGGATAAGCTGGTTGAGTTGGTTCAAGAAGCAGCCTCACTTGATGACGGTGCTTATATTTTCGGCTACTACGTAAATGACCCCTCAAGATACGGGGTGATAGAGTTTGATAAGGAGCACCGCGTAATTTCCATAGAAGAGAAACCGAAGAAACCCCGGACTAACTGGGCTGTATGCGGAATATATTTTTATGACAACGAAGCGCCTAAAATTGCCAGGCGCCTTAAACCTTCCAAAAGAGGAGAACTAGAAATAAGTGATATAAACAAGGCCTATATAAAAAAAGGCAAATTAAGGCTCAAGATCCTCGGCAGAGGCTATGCATGGCTGGATACAGGGACTTATGATTCCCTCATTGATGCTTCCCTGTTTATCAAGACTGTCGAAGAGAGGCAGGGTTTAAAGATCGGATGTATAGAAGAGGTTTCGTATAGGATGGGTTACATTAATAAGGAGCAGTTAAAATCTCTGGCTGATAAAATAAAGACCAGCTATGGAGGATATCTTAAAAAACTGATAAAAGATGAAAAAAACATTGATATTAGGTAA